One genomic window of Daphnia pulex isolate KAP4 chromosome 10, ASM2113471v1 includes the following:
- the LOC124204988 gene encoding brefeldin A-inhibited guanine nucleotide-exchange protein 2-like isoform X2, whose amino-acid sequence MRILSGDLSKMFIVKGLEKILADKEVKRSHLAQLRKACETALEDIQEELKHEENEKSSNSTSAALPLPRNYSANVINAEKHYLPFELACQCSVPRVVVIALDCLQKLIAYGHLSGTSLDPHNPQRRLIDRVVATICACFTGTPTEESVQLQIIKALLTVVTSQHVEIHEGTLLLAVRTCYNIYLASKNLINQTTAKATLTQMLNVIFMRMENQAIEEEAAFPNQENNLEQAEVGETKLEAIEIVSSIVDDIVATAVNDASAEKEVEGDTQSEGGQSNGGAPPSIISVCSSSLPRVPSQDSVDTIGGTSSSGGDLEPIGTSNSFSHVLQKDAYLVFRSLCRLAMKPLPDGIPDPKSHELRSKLLSLQLLLSVVQNAGPVFREHPVFLSVVRQCLCVALSRDGASSVTEVAELSLALFLALLNNFKAQLKKQIEVFFREIFLNILENPGSTFDHHWLVMQALTRICADAQSVVDLYVNYDCDLSAANIFERLVNVLSKIAQGRHVVDLRTTPIQEKALRIKGLECLVTILKCMVEWSRELYVNPNAQSNIGSSFTTSISKNHYRYNVLSYTDAEKIKENHTDENESQNYVNGTMTTPKQFEAIKQQKEIWEQGIVLFNRKSRRGLQYLQSQKLLGEEAVDVARFLVTEERLDKTVVGDFLGEPDKFNKEVMYAYVDLLDFNEKDFVSALRHFLEGFRLPGEAQKIDRLMEKFAARYCECNSSLRLFASADAPYVLAYSIIMLTTDLHSPQVKNKMTKEQFIKNNRGINDSKDLPEEYLSQIYDEIAGNEIKMKAHASNALGNKVSKSGTANEKKRRLLWNMEMEALSSTARQLMESVSHVHSPFTSATHSEHVRPMFKVAWTPFLASFSVGLQDCDDLEVSTLCLDGIRCAIRIACIFHMALERDAFIQALARFTLLTANSPITEIKTKNIDTIKTLITVAHTDGNYLGHSWLDILKCISQLELAQLIGTGVRPQFITGTPTTPTGANLAGNNLNLNLGAMNLNLNLPGISSSGNNLHLSDLPSVSINSLEPSVKESIGETISQSVVVAVDRIFTGSTRLDGNAIVDFVRALCQISLEELAHSTQPRMFSLQKIVEISYYNMGRIRLQWSRIWEVLGDHFNKVGTSSNENIAFFAVDSLRQLAMKFIEKGELANFRFQKDFLRPFEHIMKRNRSPTIRDMVVRCVTQMVHSQSDNIKSGWKNIFCVFLLAASDNDEAIVELAFQTINKIVTELYVTNMAAMIDSFQDCVKCLSEFACNPLFPDTNMEAIRLIRLCGRHVADQPALFRDGGAQLADDMVNSQLTSAVTNLGLIPEEERLWVRGWFPILFELSCIIGRCKLDVRTRALTVLFEMAKQYGSTFRSHWWKDLFKVIFRIFNQSKLPDQLSEKSDWLTTTCNHALYAMVDVITQYFDLIGSLLIDDFIAQLLWCVTQENEQLARSGVNCLENLVISNGPKLGDASWLRICGCVDDIFHLTLPDALLTWSPHSAPAETDSGVKDTQRLFNGLLVQCQVQLELIHTIDNIVFFPSTTRKEDADLLASAKSISASQRDLDLDQGMFQFMSTEHLLLMVDCLAKSHNFARQFNTNSTQRNVLWKAGFRGPVRPNLLKQETQSLACAMRILFRLYHDEGRQNEWGKVADKLTHLGKDALEYYVTLETESHRDAWSPLMLLFLWKINQLTDEKFKTHVSWWHQLLCELVSFELKPELRSLLRKIFLKVGQVFRVIAAAP is encoded by the exons ATGCGTATCCTTTCCGGGGATCTCAGCAAAATGTTTATTGTTAAAGGTTTGGAAAAGATTCTCGCCGACAAAGAAGTCAAACGAAGCCACTTGGCTCAATTAAGGAAAGCTTGTGAAACAGCACTAG AGGATATACAAGAGGAACTGaaacatgaagaaaatgaaaagagctCAAATAGCACCTCTGCTGCTCTTCCACTTCCACGAAATTACTCTGCAAATGTAATCAATGCAGAAAAACATTACCTTCCGTTTGAACTAGCTTGCCAGTGCTCAGTTCCAAGGGTTGTTGTAATTGCATTAGATTGCTTACAG AAACTCATTGCTTATGGCCATTTAAGTGGAACATCACTTGATCCACATAATCCACAGCGGCGTCTCATAGACAGGGTGGTTGCAACCATATGCGCATGTTTCACTGGAACACCTACTGAAGAAAGTGTTCAGTTGCAAATCATTAAA GCCTTATTAACTGTAGTCACATCTCAGCATGTGGAAATCCATGAAGGGACTCTACTTCTGGCAGTTCGAACTTGTTACAATATCTATCTGGCCAGCAAAAATCTGATTAATCAGACAACTGCTAAAGCAACATTGACACAAATGttgaatgttatttttatgagAATGGAAAATCAGGCT attgaagaagaagcagccTTCCCAAATCAGGAAAACAATCTGGAACAAGCCGAAGTTGGAGAAACTAAACTAGAAGCTATCGAAATAGTTTCTTCAATTGTTGACGACATCGTTGCAACAGCCGTCAACG ATGCCAGCgctgaaaaagaagttgaaggagACACGCAAAGCGAAGGAGGTCAGAGCAACGGAGGAGCTCCTCCATCTATTATTTCAGTGTGTTCATCATCGCTGCCCCGAGTGCCCTCGCAAGACAGTGTTGACACTATTGGTGGCACTAGTTCCAGTGGTGGAGACTTAGAACCGATTGGGACGTCCAATAGCTTCTCGCACGTTTTGCAAAAAGACGCATATCTTGTATTTCGTTCACTTTGTCGGCTGGCCATGAAACCTCTGCCCGACGGCATTCCAGATCCGAA atCTCATGAGCTGCGGTCCAAACTTTTGTCTCTACAACTTCTCTTATCAGTGGTGCAAAATGCCGGCCCAGTTTTTCGCGAGCATCCTGTTTTTCTATCTGTAGTCCGGCAGTGCCTGTGCGTAGCACTCAGTCGCGACGGAGCCTCTAGCGTAACCGAAGTAGCTGAGCTTTCCCTAGCTCTCTTTCTCGCATTATTGAACAACTTTAAGGcacaacttaaaaaacaaattgaa gTGTTTTTCCGGGAGATCTTTCTCAACATTCTAGAAAATCCTGGTTCGACTTTTGACCACCACTGGCTAGTTATGCAAGCTTTAACGCGTATCTGTGCCGACGCTCAGAGTGTGGTAGACCTGTATGTCAATTATGACTGCGATTTGTCTGCTGCCAACATCTTTGAGCGCTTAGTTAATGTACTGTCGAAGATCGCTCAAGGGCGGCATGTTGTAGACCTAAGGACGACGCCAATTCAAGAAAAGGCTTTACGGATAAAAGGCCTCGAGTGCCTTGTGACAATTTTGAAGTGTATGGTTGAATGGAGTCGTGAGCTGTATGTCAATCCTAATGCGCAATCTAACATTGGTTCGTCTTTTACAACaagtatttcaaaaaatcattaTCGTTATAACGTACTTTCTTACACAGAcgccgagaaaataaaagaaaaccacacagatgaaaatgaaagcCAAAATTACGTCAACGGCACTATGACAACTCCAAAACAATTTGAAGCCATCAAGCAGCAAAAGGAAATATGGGAACAGGGGATCGTGCT GTTTAATCGGAAATCTAGGAGAGGCTTGCAATACTTGCAGTCGCAGAAGCTTCTTGGGGAAGAAGCAGTTGACGTGGCGCGTTTTCTAGTGACGGAGGAACGACTGGATAAAACAGTAGTCGGCGACTTTCTTGGAGAACCCGACAAGTTTAATAAGGAGGTTATGTACGCCTACGTTGATTTACTGGATTTCAACGAAAAAGATTTCGTTAGTGCCCTGCGTCACTTTCTGGAGGGTTTTCGACTACCCGGTGAAGCCCAAAAAATTGACAGGCTTATGGAAAAGTTTGCTGCTCGTTATTGTGAATGCAATTCAAG TCTTAGACTATTCGCCAGTGCTGATGCTCCCTACGTTCTGGCATATTCAATCATCATGCTAACGACAGATCTTCATTCCCCACAAGTCAAGAACAAGATGACTAAGGAACAGTTCATTAAGAACAATCGTGGCATCAACGATTCAAAG GATCTGCCTGAAGAGTATCTTAGTCAGATTTACGATGAGATCGCTGGAAACGAGATCAAAATGAAGGCTCATGCGTCCAACGCTTTAGGCAACAAAGTTAGCAAGTCAG GGACagcgaatgaaaagaaacgtcGTCTTTTGTGGAACATGGAAATGGAAGCTTTGTCTTCGACTGCACGCCAATTAATGGAGTCTGTCAGTCACGTTCATTCGCCCTTTACATCAGCTACGCACTCGGAGCATGTTCGACCCATGTTCAAAGTTGCATGGACACCTTTTCTAGCCTCTTTCAGTGTAGGACTACAAGATTGCGATGATCTGGAAGTGTCAACTCTGTGTCTGGATGGTATTCGCTGTGCCATCCGCATAGCCTGCATCTTTCATATGGCTCTTGAACGAGATGCTTTCATTCAAGCCTTGGCCCGCTTTACTCTATTGACTGCCAACTCTCCGATCACTGagataaaaactaaaaacataGATACGATCAAGACTCTCATAACAGTCGCCCATACTGATGGAAATTACCTGGGACACTCGTGGCTTGACATCCTTAAATGTATTAGCCAATTGGAGTTGGCTCAGCTGATAGGCACTGGAGTTCGACCGCAATTTATTACTGGAACTCCGACTACACCAACAGGTGCCAATTTAGctg gcaacaatttgaatttgaatttgggcgccatgaatttgaatttgaacttaCCAGGTATCTCTTCTTCGGGTAATAATCTACATCTGTCTGATCTGCCAAGCGTCAGTATAAACTCCCTCGAAC CTAGTGTCAAAGAGTCCATTGGGGAAACTATTTCTCAGAGCGTGGTGGTAGCAGTGGATCGGATCTTCACTGGTTCTACCCGGTTGGACGGAAATGCTATTGTCGATTTTGTCCGCGCTTTATGCCAG atcTCACTTGAAGAGTTGGCCCATTCTACGCAGCCGCGCATGTTCAGTTTGcagaaaattgttgaaatcTCCTATTACAATATGGGACGTATTCGTTTGCAATGGTCGCGTATTTGGGAGGTTTTGGGCGACCACTTTAACAAAGTGGGAACGAGTAGTAACGAGAACATCGCTTTCTTCGCAGTCGATTCACTTCGACAACTTGCAATGAAATTCATTGAAAAGGGAGAACTGGCAAATTTTCGATtccaaaaagattttctcaGGCCATTTGAGCACATCATGAAACGCAATCGATCACCCACAATTCGCGATATGGTGGTTCGTTGTGTCACCCAAATGGTTCATAGCCAATCAGATAATATCAAATCAGGATGGAAGAACATATTTTGTGTCTTTCTACTAG CCGCATCCGACAACGACGAAGCAATTGTGGAGCTGGCTTttcaaacaataaataaaattgtaacaGAACTTTACGTAACTAACATGGCGGCAATGATCGATAGCTTCCAG GATTGCGTCAAGTGCCTAAGCGAGTTCGCCTGCAATCCACTTTTCCCGGATACTAACATGGAGGCTATCCGTTTGATAAGGCTGTGCGGTCGGCATGTTGCCGACCAACCAGCTCTGTTTCGCGATGGgg gTGCCCAATTGGCAGACGACATGGTCAACAGCCAATTAACTTCAGCTGTGACCAACTTGGGATTAATTCCCGAGGAAGAACGCCTATGGGTCCGTGGTTGGTTTCCCATTCTGTTTGAGTTGAGCTGCATCATCGGACGTTGCAAACTAGACGTGCGTACTCGCGCTCTAACTGTTCTCTTCGAAATGGCTAAACAATACGGTTCAACGTTCCGGTCACATTGGTGGAAGGATTTATTTAAAGTTATCTTTCGAATCTTCAACCAATCGAAATTGCCGGATCAGTTGTCTGAAAAATCTGACTGGCTTACTACTACATGTAACCACGCACTCTACGCCATGGTCGATGTTATCACgcaatattttgatttgatcggTTCATTGCTTATTGATGATTTTAtcgctcagctgttgtg GTGCGTGACCCAGGAAAATGAGCAACTAGCGCGCTCAGgtgtcaattgcttggaaaaCCTGGTGATTAGTAACGGACCCAAGCTGGGTGATGCTTCTTGGTTACGAATCTGTGGTTGTGTTGATGACATATTCCATTTAACATTACCTGATGCCCTATTGACGTGGAGCCCTCACTCGGCGCCAGCTGAAACGGATAGTGGAGTCAAAGATACACAGCGACTCTTCAATGGTCTTTTAGTTCAGTGTCAAGTCCAGTTGGAGCTGATCCATACCATTGACAAcatcgtttttttcccttctacgACTCGCAAAGAAGATGCGGATTTGCTCGCCTCTGCCAAAAGCATTTCGGCTAGCCAAAGAGACCTTGATCTCG atcAAGGAATGTTTCAGTTCATGTCTACAGAGCACCTGTTGCTGATGGTCGATTGCTTAGCAAAGTCGCATAATTTTGCTCGCCAGTTCAACACCAACTCGACGCAGAGGAATGTATTATGGAAGGCAGGATTCCGAGGACCTGTCCGACCAAACTTGCTGAAACAGGAAACGCAAAGTCTTGCTTGCGCCATGCGCATCCTCTTCCGCCTTTACCACGACGAAGGGCGACAAAACGAATGGGGAAAGGTAGCTGATAAACTGACACATTTGGGTAAGGACGCCCTCGAGTACTACGTTACTCTTGAGACCGAGAGCCATCGTGATGCATGGTCACCTCTTATGCTCCTTTTCCTGTGGAAGATAAATCAACTGACTGACGAAAAG tttaaAACGCACGTCAGTTGGTGGCATCAGCTTCTGTGTGAGTTGGTGTCTTTCGAGTTAAAACCGGAATTGCGGTCATTGCTTAGAAAGATTTTTCTCAAAGTCGGTCAAGTATTCCGAGTCATTGCCGCCGCTCCATGA
- the LOC124204988 gene encoding brefeldin A-inhibited guanine nucleotide-exchange protein 2-like isoform X3, with product MRILSGDLSKMFIVKGLEKILADKEVKRSHLAQLRKACETALEDIQEELKHEENEKSSNSTSAALPLPRNYSANVINAEKHYLPFELACQCSVPRVVVIALDCLQKLIAYGHLSGTSLDPHNPQRRLIDRVVATICACFTGTPTEESVQLQIIKALLTVVTSQHVEIHEGTLLLAVRTCYNIYLASKNLINQTTAKATLTQMLNVIFMRMENQAIEEEAAFPNQENNLEQAEVGETKLEAIEIVSSIVDDIVATAVNDASAEKEVEGDTQSEGGQSNGGAPPSIISVCSSSLPRVPSQDSVDTIGGTSSSGGDLEPIGTSNSFSHVLQKDAYLVFRSLCRLAMKPLPDGIPDPKSHELRSKLLSLQLLLSVVQNAGPVFREHPVFLSVVRQCLCVALSRDGASSVTEVAELSLALFLALLNNFKAQLKKQIEVFFREIFLNILENPGSTFDHHWLVMQALTRICADAQSVVDLYVNYDCDLSAANIFERLVNVLSKIAQGRHVVDLRTTPIQEKALRIKGLECLVTILKCMVEWSRELYVNPNAQSNIGSSFTTSISKNHYRYNVLSYTDAEKIKENHTDENESQNYVNGTMTTPKQFEAIKQQKEIWEQGIVLFNRKSRRGLQYLQSQKLLGEEAVDVARFLVTEERLDKTVVGDFLGEPDKFNKEVMYAYVDLLDFNEKDFVSALRHFLEGFRLPGEAQKIDRLMEKFAARYCECNSSLRLFASADAPYVLAYSIIMLTTDLHSPQVKNKMTKEQFIKNNRGINDSKDLPEEYLSQIYDEIAGNEIKMKAHASNALGNKVSKSAGTANEKKRRLLWNMEMEALSSTARQLMESVSHVHSPFTSATHSEHVRPMFKVAWTPFLASFSVGLQDCDDLEVSTLCLDGIRCAIRIACIFHMALERDAFIQALARFTLLTANSPITEIKTKNIDTIKTLITVAHTDGNYLGHSWLDILKCISQLELAQLIGTGVRPQFITGTPTTPTGNNLNLNLGAMNLNLNLPGISSSGNNLHLSDLPSVSINSLEPSVKESIGETISQSVVVAVDRIFTGSTRLDGNAIVDFVRALCQISLEELAHSTQPRMFSLQKIVEISYYNMGRIRLQWSRIWEVLGDHFNKVGTSSNENIAFFAVDSLRQLAMKFIEKGELANFRFQKDFLRPFEHIMKRNRSPTIRDMVVRCVTQMVHSQSDNIKSGWKNIFCVFLLAASDNDEAIVELAFQTINKIVTELYVTNMAAMIDSFQDCVKCLSEFACNPLFPDTNMEAIRLIRLCGRHVADQPALFRDGGAQLADDMVNSQLTSAVTNLGLIPEEERLWVRGWFPILFELSCIIGRCKLDVRTRALTVLFEMAKQYGSTFRSHWWKDLFKVIFRIFNQSKLPDQLSEKSDWLTTTCNHALYAMVDVITQYFDLIGSLLIDDFIAQLLWCVTQENEQLARSGVNCLENLVISNGPKLGDASWLRICGCVDDIFHLTLPDALLTWSPHSAPAETDSGVKDTQRLFNGLLVQCQVQLELIHTIDNIVFFPSTTRKEDADLLASAKSISASQRDLDLDQGMFQFMSTEHLLLMVDCLAKSHNFARQFNTNSTQRNVLWKAGFRGPVRPNLLKQETQSLACAMRILFRLYHDEGRQNEWGKVADKLTHLGKDALEYYVTLETESHRDAWSPLMLLFLWKINQLTDEKFKTHVSWWHQLLCELVSFELKPELRSLLRKIFLKVGQVFRVIAAAP from the exons ATGCGTATCCTTTCCGGGGATCTCAGCAAAATGTTTATTGTTAAAGGTTTGGAAAAGATTCTCGCCGACAAAGAAGTCAAACGAAGCCACTTGGCTCAATTAAGGAAAGCTTGTGAAACAGCACTAG AGGATATACAAGAGGAACTGaaacatgaagaaaatgaaaagagctCAAATAGCACCTCTGCTGCTCTTCCACTTCCACGAAATTACTCTGCAAATGTAATCAATGCAGAAAAACATTACCTTCCGTTTGAACTAGCTTGCCAGTGCTCAGTTCCAAGGGTTGTTGTAATTGCATTAGATTGCTTACAG AAACTCATTGCTTATGGCCATTTAAGTGGAACATCACTTGATCCACATAATCCACAGCGGCGTCTCATAGACAGGGTGGTTGCAACCATATGCGCATGTTTCACTGGAACACCTACTGAAGAAAGTGTTCAGTTGCAAATCATTAAA GCCTTATTAACTGTAGTCACATCTCAGCATGTGGAAATCCATGAAGGGACTCTACTTCTGGCAGTTCGAACTTGTTACAATATCTATCTGGCCAGCAAAAATCTGATTAATCAGACAACTGCTAAAGCAACATTGACACAAATGttgaatgttatttttatgagAATGGAAAATCAGGCT attgaagaagaagcagccTTCCCAAATCAGGAAAACAATCTGGAACAAGCCGAAGTTGGAGAAACTAAACTAGAAGCTATCGAAATAGTTTCTTCAATTGTTGACGACATCGTTGCAACAGCCGTCAACG ATGCCAGCgctgaaaaagaagttgaaggagACACGCAAAGCGAAGGAGGTCAGAGCAACGGAGGAGCTCCTCCATCTATTATTTCAGTGTGTTCATCATCGCTGCCCCGAGTGCCCTCGCAAGACAGTGTTGACACTATTGGTGGCACTAGTTCCAGTGGTGGAGACTTAGAACCGATTGGGACGTCCAATAGCTTCTCGCACGTTTTGCAAAAAGACGCATATCTTGTATTTCGTTCACTTTGTCGGCTGGCCATGAAACCTCTGCCCGACGGCATTCCAGATCCGAA atCTCATGAGCTGCGGTCCAAACTTTTGTCTCTACAACTTCTCTTATCAGTGGTGCAAAATGCCGGCCCAGTTTTTCGCGAGCATCCTGTTTTTCTATCTGTAGTCCGGCAGTGCCTGTGCGTAGCACTCAGTCGCGACGGAGCCTCTAGCGTAACCGAAGTAGCTGAGCTTTCCCTAGCTCTCTTTCTCGCATTATTGAACAACTTTAAGGcacaacttaaaaaacaaattgaa gTGTTTTTCCGGGAGATCTTTCTCAACATTCTAGAAAATCCTGGTTCGACTTTTGACCACCACTGGCTAGTTATGCAAGCTTTAACGCGTATCTGTGCCGACGCTCAGAGTGTGGTAGACCTGTATGTCAATTATGACTGCGATTTGTCTGCTGCCAACATCTTTGAGCGCTTAGTTAATGTACTGTCGAAGATCGCTCAAGGGCGGCATGTTGTAGACCTAAGGACGACGCCAATTCAAGAAAAGGCTTTACGGATAAAAGGCCTCGAGTGCCTTGTGACAATTTTGAAGTGTATGGTTGAATGGAGTCGTGAGCTGTATGTCAATCCTAATGCGCAATCTAACATTGGTTCGTCTTTTACAACaagtatttcaaaaaatcattaTCGTTATAACGTACTTTCTTACACAGAcgccgagaaaataaaagaaaaccacacagatgaaaatgaaagcCAAAATTACGTCAACGGCACTATGACAACTCCAAAACAATTTGAAGCCATCAAGCAGCAAAAGGAAATATGGGAACAGGGGATCGTGCT GTTTAATCGGAAATCTAGGAGAGGCTTGCAATACTTGCAGTCGCAGAAGCTTCTTGGGGAAGAAGCAGTTGACGTGGCGCGTTTTCTAGTGACGGAGGAACGACTGGATAAAACAGTAGTCGGCGACTTTCTTGGAGAACCCGACAAGTTTAATAAGGAGGTTATGTACGCCTACGTTGATTTACTGGATTTCAACGAAAAAGATTTCGTTAGTGCCCTGCGTCACTTTCTGGAGGGTTTTCGACTACCCGGTGAAGCCCAAAAAATTGACAGGCTTATGGAAAAGTTTGCTGCTCGTTATTGTGAATGCAATTCAAG TCTTAGACTATTCGCCAGTGCTGATGCTCCCTACGTTCTGGCATATTCAATCATCATGCTAACGACAGATCTTCATTCCCCACAAGTCAAGAACAAGATGACTAAGGAACAGTTCATTAAGAACAATCGTGGCATCAACGATTCAAAG GATCTGCCTGAAGAGTATCTTAGTCAGATTTACGATGAGATCGCTGGAAACGAGATCAAAATGAAGGCTCATGCGTCCAACGCTTTAGGCAACAAAGTTAGCAAGTCAG CAGGGACagcgaatgaaaagaaacgtcGTCTTTTGTGGAACATGGAAATGGAAGCTTTGTCTTCGACTGCACGCCAATTAATGGAGTCTGTCAGTCACGTTCATTCGCCCTTTACATCAGCTACGCACTCGGAGCATGTTCGACCCATGTTCAAAGTTGCATGGACACCTTTTCTAGCCTCTTTCAGTGTAGGACTACAAGATTGCGATGATCTGGAAGTGTCAACTCTGTGTCTGGATGGTATTCGCTGTGCCATCCGCATAGCCTGCATCTTTCATATGGCTCTTGAACGAGATGCTTTCATTCAAGCCTTGGCCCGCTTTACTCTATTGACTGCCAACTCTCCGATCACTGagataaaaactaaaaacataGATACGATCAAGACTCTCATAACAGTCGCCCATACTGATGGAAATTACCTGGGACACTCGTGGCTTGACATCCTTAAATGTATTAGCCAATTGGAGTTGGCTCAGCTGATAGGCACTGGAGTTCGACCGCAATTTATTACTGGAACTCCGACTACACCAACAG gcaacaatttgaatttgaatttgggcgccatgaatttgaatttgaacttaCCAGGTATCTCTTCTTCGGGTAATAATCTACATCTGTCTGATCTGCCAAGCGTCAGTATAAACTCCCTCGAAC CTAGTGTCAAAGAGTCCATTGGGGAAACTATTTCTCAGAGCGTGGTGGTAGCAGTGGATCGGATCTTCACTGGTTCTACCCGGTTGGACGGAAATGCTATTGTCGATTTTGTCCGCGCTTTATGCCAG atcTCACTTGAAGAGTTGGCCCATTCTACGCAGCCGCGCATGTTCAGTTTGcagaaaattgttgaaatcTCCTATTACAATATGGGACGTATTCGTTTGCAATGGTCGCGTATTTGGGAGGTTTTGGGCGACCACTTTAACAAAGTGGGAACGAGTAGTAACGAGAACATCGCTTTCTTCGCAGTCGATTCACTTCGACAACTTGCAATGAAATTCATTGAAAAGGGAGAACTGGCAAATTTTCGATtccaaaaagattttctcaGGCCATTTGAGCACATCATGAAACGCAATCGATCACCCACAATTCGCGATATGGTGGTTCGTTGTGTCACCCAAATGGTTCATAGCCAATCAGATAATATCAAATCAGGATGGAAGAACATATTTTGTGTCTTTCTACTAG CCGCATCCGACAACGACGAAGCAATTGTGGAGCTGGCTTttcaaacaataaataaaattgtaacaGAACTTTACGTAACTAACATGGCGGCAATGATCGATAGCTTCCAG GATTGCGTCAAGTGCCTAAGCGAGTTCGCCTGCAATCCACTTTTCCCGGATACTAACATGGAGGCTATCCGTTTGATAAGGCTGTGCGGTCGGCATGTTGCCGACCAACCAGCTCTGTTTCGCGATGGgg gTGCCCAATTGGCAGACGACATGGTCAACAGCCAATTAACTTCAGCTGTGACCAACTTGGGATTAATTCCCGAGGAAGAACGCCTATGGGTCCGTGGTTGGTTTCCCATTCTGTTTGAGTTGAGCTGCATCATCGGACGTTGCAAACTAGACGTGCGTACTCGCGCTCTAACTGTTCTCTTCGAAATGGCTAAACAATACGGTTCAACGTTCCGGTCACATTGGTGGAAGGATTTATTTAAAGTTATCTTTCGAATCTTCAACCAATCGAAATTGCCGGATCAGTTGTCTGAAAAATCTGACTGGCTTACTACTACATGTAACCACGCACTCTACGCCATGGTCGATGTTATCACgcaatattttgatttgatcggTTCATTGCTTATTGATGATTTTAtcgctcagctgttgtg GTGCGTGACCCAGGAAAATGAGCAACTAGCGCGCTCAGgtgtcaattgcttggaaaaCCTGGTGATTAGTAACGGACCCAAGCTGGGTGATGCTTCTTGGTTACGAATCTGTGGTTGTGTTGATGACATATTCCATTTAACATTACCTGATGCCCTATTGACGTGGAGCCCTCACTCGGCGCCAGCTGAAACGGATAGTGGAGTCAAAGATACACAGCGACTCTTCAATGGTCTTTTAGTTCAGTGTCAAGTCCAGTTGGAGCTGATCCATACCATTGACAAcatcgtttttttcccttctacgACTCGCAAAGAAGATGCGGATTTGCTCGCCTCTGCCAAAAGCATTTCGGCTAGCCAAAGAGACCTTGATCTCG atcAAGGAATGTTTCAGTTCATGTCTACAGAGCACCTGTTGCTGATGGTCGATTGCTTAGCAAAGTCGCATAATTTTGCTCGCCAGTTCAACACCAACTCGACGCAGAGGAATGTATTATGGAAGGCAGGATTCCGAGGACCTGTCCGACCAAACTTGCTGAAACAGGAAACGCAAAGTCTTGCTTGCGCCATGCGCATCCTCTTCCGCCTTTACCACGACGAAGGGCGACAAAACGAATGGGGAAAGGTAGCTGATAAACTGACACATTTGGGTAAGGACGCCCTCGAGTACTACGTTACTCTTGAGACCGAGAGCCATCGTGATGCATGGTCACCTCTTATGCTCCTTTTCCTGTGGAAGATAAATCAACTGACTGACGAAAAG tttaaAACGCACGTCAGTTGGTGGCATCAGCTTCTGTGTGAGTTGGTGTCTTTCGAGTTAAAACCGGAATTGCGGTCATTGCTTAGAAAGATTTTTCTCAAAGTCGGTCAAGTATTCCGAGTCATTGCCGCCGCTCCATGA